Within Pangasianodon hypophthalmus isolate fPanHyp1 chromosome 11, fPanHyp1.pri, whole genome shotgun sequence, the genomic segment ATTTGGAGGGTTTGGAGCCCTGAGGACTGGGATTGAGCTCCAgtgggacagagacagagtgttATCTTTTCTGCTGCAGGGGTAGAAGTAAATGGAGCTGCTGCCTCAAAACAGTGTTATTGAGGTTGGACAGAAAGTGAGCCAGTGAACCTCTGATCAGTTCTTCCATTGGAGCAAACTGCAGAAGCTGCCTGTCCGATTCTAGTTTTCTCATTTGGTCCAGGACCTCCTGGAGGATGGTGTTGATCTGAGGTACTGAGGAGAAtcccacacacagcagcacaacaGGTGGGCCGCAAACGGGGCAACGGAAACCGATCGACTGGAAGCAGAGATGGAGTGCGAGGACCAGAGATGCAGTGAAACGGGTCAAAGCTGAACACAATGGAACCACCAGTGCTGATCCTTCAGAAAGTCCACGCAGAGCTGAAAACACACTGCTCAGTAGCTTGTGTTGATGAAGCGGGTCTCCATCGTGCAAAGTGGAAACACACGTCTCTGGGTAGGAGGGGCCTGGACAGAACTGCAGCTGTAGCTTGTTTCCTGGAAGTGGTATATCCTGCCATGATGGGTTCCCAACCATCACAACGCAAGAAGCAACATTTGGATGGTTGCAGATTTCACTTAATATGGATGCAGGAGATGAAGACTTGCTGGAGCAAGATCTGCatgctggtgtgtttttggccAAGGGCTGTTCCTTCAAGACCAGTGTGCGCTCCTCTAAAGCGTCATTAAGCAGATCCAATAACTCCTGGTCACAGAAAGCAGAGCTGCGTACTTTTGGGAGTGTTGCTCCCACGTGACTAAACCATGCGTTTAAGTCACACTCAGCTACAGGACCAGTGAGTACAAAATGATGTCCTTCCTGAAAATGTTCCTCTATCCATGCTTGGTAAGGTCCATGCACAAGACGCTGCCTCCATTCCTTAAACTGCATCTCCTTACGCTGGTTAAAAGATCCCATTTGCTTCCTCTGGCACggcttcccccaagccatcgaTCCACCTCGGCACACCCAGCGTTTGCGTGGTAAGAACTGCACCTGAAAACGTTGCACATAGAATTGCGCAGCACATTCTCTGAGCTGATCTAGATGCTTGCGTTGCTCAGCAGTCATACTGGTAAAGAGGTGCAGGTTCTCCTGGATGGTGTTGATCTGTAGCATATGGAAAAATGCACAGATTTCCTCATGCTGCTTGAGAAAAGAGTTGGGAATGCAGCTTTTTGGAAACAGTGCTGCCGTGGAAACCATATCTGGACCGTAGTTACGGATCAGCTTTGAGAGCAGCGGCCGGACATCGTCTTTGGATTTGAAGTCCAAACACACAACGTAGACCTCAGAATTCCCAGATTTACTAGTTGCAGGTTTGAAAACGTGAACCAAGCGAAAGCAGCACACAAGGAGGTAAAGCAGGCAAATGGACGAATGCTCAAAAAGCGtgaacatcttcaggacaaagcAGCCTCCAGGGGCAAGTAAGAGTAAAGCGCACACAGTTTCACAGTACTGCAACGGAGCCACTAAACTCTCCTGCTCTCCCGGGTCGCCCTGACAGTCAAAGCTTCCGTCCGCAGTGACCAAATCCACACTGCGCATGTTACCAACAAATACCTGCAGCTCCAGCAAATGCTTCTGAAGCATGATGTCACCTGTGTTGTCCGAGCCGAAAAACCACCACGGAAGAGTATGAGCAATGAGTCTGTCGTCTGCAATCGTGCAACTGCGTCCATTAGCTTCGTGATACGGATTTAGCGTGTTAGCAACCCAGGTCCAGTCACAGTACAGCCTGCTGGTCTGGAGGAAGTGATTAAGCGCAGAAATAAATGCTCCAGGAGCTTCGCACAAATGAACTGAGTTCAATTCACCGTTCTGCAGTGCCGTTTCTGATAGGAGTTTGAAGGTTCCTTGGATCTCGTAGAATTTTGCCCAGGCCTGAGTGCAAAGTTCTGCATTGGCAGTCTCGCGGAGGTGGGATGTAACGGTGCCCGCTCGGTTGGTGGAGCAAGTGTGCTGGTGCCACACTGCCAAATCTTTGTCACTGAGCTGATTTTTCACCGCGTTTAGGGAGTTTTTCAGAACCTGCAGAGGTGGATGACTCCATGGCCGGTCACAGAGCGCCACGCTGGGGTCTGGTAAACACCACTCAGTTCCAGGTGGAGCGCTGTACA encodes:
- the cmtr2 gene encoding cap-specific mRNA (nucleoside-2'-O-)-methyltransferase 2 isoform X2, which gives rise to MSRGRGTKKRLPPDKLDTPESFDDVVLEEVKQLFSKVRLYSAPPGTEWCLPDPSVALCDRPWSHPPLQVLKNSLNAVKNQLSDKDLAVWHQHTCSTNRAGTVTSHLRETANAELCTQAWAKFYEIQGTFKLLSETALQNGELNSVHLCEAPGAFISALNHFLQTSRLYCDWTWVANTLNPYHEANGRSCTIADDRLIAHTLPWWFFGSDNTGDIMLQKHLLELQVFVGNMRSVDLVTADGSFDCQGDPGEQESLVAPLQYCETVCALLLLAPGGCFVLKMFTLFEHSSICLLYLLVCCFRLVHVFKPATSKSGNSEVYVVCLDFKSKDDVRPLLSKLIRNYGPDMVSTAALFPKSCIPNSFLKQHEEICAFFHMLQINTIQENLHLFTSMTAEQRKHLDQLRECAAQFYVQRFQVQFLPRKRWVCRGGSMAWGKPCQRKQMGSFNQRKEMQFKEWRQRLVHGPYQAWIEEHFQEGHHFVLTGPVAECDLNAWFSHVGATLPKVRSSAFCDQELLDLLNDALEERTLVLKEQPLAKNTPACRSCSSKSSSPASILSEICNHPNVASCVVMVGNPSWQDIPLPGNKLQLQFCPGPSYPETCVSTLHDGDPLHQHKLLSSVFSALRGLSEGSALVVPLCSALTRFTASLVLALHLCFQSIGFRCPVCGPPVVLLCVGFSSVPQINTILQEVLDQMRKLESDRQLLQFAPMEELIRGSLAHFLSNLNNTVLRQQLHLLLPLQQKR
- the cmtr2 gene encoding cap-specific mRNA (nucleoside-2'-O-)-methyltransferase 2 isoform X1; amino-acid sequence: MFSKDWRMSRGRGTKKRLPPDKLDTPESFDDVVLEEVKQLFSKVRLYSAPPGTEWCLPDPSVALCDRPWSHPPLQVLKNSLNAVKNQLSDKDLAVWHQHTCSTNRAGTVTSHLRETANAELCTQAWAKFYEIQGTFKLLSETALQNGELNSVHLCEAPGAFISALNHFLQTSRLYCDWTWVANTLNPYHEANGRSCTIADDRLIAHTLPWWFFGSDNTGDIMLQKHLLELQVFVGNMRSVDLVTADGSFDCQGDPGEQESLVAPLQYCETVCALLLLAPGGCFVLKMFTLFEHSSICLLYLLVCCFRLVHVFKPATSKSGNSEVYVVCLDFKSKDDVRPLLSKLIRNYGPDMVSTAALFPKSCIPNSFLKQHEEICAFFHMLQINTIQENLHLFTSMTAEQRKHLDQLRECAAQFYVQRFQVQFLPRKRWVCRGGSMAWGKPCQRKQMGSFNQRKEMQFKEWRQRLVHGPYQAWIEEHFQEGHHFVLTGPVAECDLNAWFSHVGATLPKVRSSAFCDQELLDLLNDALEERTLVLKEQPLAKNTPACRSCSSKSSSPASILSEICNHPNVASCVVMVGNPSWQDIPLPGNKLQLQFCPGPSYPETCVSTLHDGDPLHQHKLLSSVFSALRGLSEGSALVVPLCSALTRFTASLVLALHLCFQSIGFRCPVCGPPVVLLCVGFSSVPQINTILQEVLDQMRKLESDRQLLQFAPMEELIRGSLAHFLSNLNNTVLRQQLHLLLPLQQKR